One Thermoanaerobacter pseudethanolicus ATCC 33223 DNA window includes the following coding sequences:
- a CDS encoding TIGR02680 family protein, which yields MSEKLAERWMINRIGLLNFWYYDDEIFEFADGRLLLRGANGSGKSVTMQSFIPLVLDGNKSPERLDPFGSKARKLEDYLLGEEEVSGLDERTGYLFMEFKKEKKDSYITIGIGLKAKRHQNMDFWGFVILDGRRIGIDFFLYKMEIGDDGKRAKVPLTKKELKNRIGEGGEVVESQKEYMEMVNKYIFGFSSIEEYDELIKLLIQLRSPKLSKDFRPTVIYEIMKASLPSLTDDDLRPLSETIENMDQIKMHLDVLYRNMAAVKKLKNEYDNYNRYILYEKAGDLVKAYSDLYASKKEYDNLTKDIENYRSTIANLGNDIISLESEREALKKKEEQLSSGDAKRTQKELLEEEDRYKQYLEDKSKKEGELRNKQDKYYGLERKIKNIEEQKYKLDKELQDKLEDISSIAQDIDFMEHEFSVSELKKVYGKEFDFTYWKNELKKHKDKIKRAMSALREEIEANKRYDAALKEQERLKKEREDRAKKLNEAERLFDEQKREYVERVYSWSQGNAELKLLSSQLEGLSRVILAYGEDKGFDDILAFVRKPYEEILNGIQQEILRLQNQREVKENQLHEKEKLLEEWKNKKDPEPERDEQVINNRKRLKEAGIPYIPLYMAIDFKEDVDEETRGNIEAAIEDMGLLDALIVPKEYFEKALQMDSNMADKYVMPGSFNMMLNVSQYFKVVDNEEGVSPEDISDALSNIFVSEESGTTYIDSNGTYGIGVIKGKARDKVKSKYIGSESRKRYREELIKSIQEEIQAIKAEISAIDEEINAKKSRIQRLDYEYSAFPGKEDIEEAYRYLKTAKADYEYTSHKLDEQLFTVKNCFEDLQKKKAVVRELTSGINIHPDIDTYSSAYEYAEEYASGLNEVEILYNKYVLHISNEEMLLQQKQDLEYDIDNLKYEIDVLENKIQSSVKKIEMLKETLKELGLEEIEKELEFCLKRLEEIPKEITNKSAEKAKLEERLQRSLKDLLNIEEEIHLKEEIYNIVEEGLKKELALGFVKQDVEMEDMLKLSKSILSEYKGFFDKAGFDREKFTERLQNVYFETRNELLEYGLSIGNIFDEACEGDNERIKEAKSKQRRLNITANINGKVVSLYTLYSNIEEDIMANESLLRETDKILFEEIIMHNVGIKIRAKIFKAEEWVKKMNKLMSERDTSSGLKFSIEWRSIPASNEEELDTKELVDILKSDADMLKKEVFDKVVNHFRSKVERARRAMEEKNNTETFHKIMKEILDYRDWFEFKLYYRKEGESRKELTDNAFNKLSGGEKAMAMYIPLFSAVYSRYEGAPPTAPRIISLDEAFAGVDDTNIRDMFKLIEDLRFNYIMNSQVLWGDYDTVPKLSIYELIRPKNAKAVLVMKYLWDGKVKHLILPEKEEVAALEVGAVNE from the coding sequence ATCGACTTCTTTTTATACAAAATGGAAATAGGCGATGACGGCAAAAGAGCAAAAGTCCCACTTACCAAAAAAGAACTTAAGAATAGAATAGGTGAAGGCGGAGAAGTAGTTGAAAGCCAAAAAGAGTACATGGAAATGGTCAATAAATACATTTTTGGCTTTAGTTCTATCGAGGAATACGACGAGCTCATAAAACTGCTGATACAGCTTAGAAGTCCAAAGCTTTCCAAAGACTTCAGGCCTACTGTGATATATGAAATTATGAAGGCTTCACTGCCTTCACTCACAGATGATGATTTGAGGCCTCTTTCAGAAACCATAGAAAATATGGACCAGATTAAGATGCACCTTGATGTTCTTTACAGGAATATGGCTGCAGTAAAAAAGCTTAAAAATGAGTACGACAACTATAACAGATACATTCTTTATGAAAAGGCTGGGGATTTAGTAAAGGCATACAGCGATTTATACGCATCAAAAAAAGAATACGATAATTTAACTAAAGATATTGAAAATTACAGAAGTACAATAGCAAACTTAGGAAATGACATCATTTCTCTTGAAAGTGAAAGAGAAGCCTTAAAGAAAAAGGAAGAACAGCTTTCAAGTGGTGATGCTAAAAGAACCCAAAAGGAGTTATTAGAAGAAGAGGATCGATATAAGCAGTATTTGGAGGATAAGTCTAAAAAAGAAGGAGAACTCCGTAATAAACAAGATAAATATTATGGTTTAGAAAGAAAGATAAAAAACATTGAGGAACAAAAATACAAACTGGATAAAGAACTACAGGATAAATTAGAGGATATATCTTCAATTGCACAGGATATAGATTTCATGGAACATGAGTTTTCTGTGAGTGAACTTAAAAAAGTGTATGGAAAAGAATTTGATTTTACTTATTGGAAAAATGAATTAAAAAAGCATAAAGATAAAATAAAGCGTGCAATGAGTGCATTGAGAGAAGAAATAGAAGCAAATAAGAGGTATGATGCCGCACTTAAAGAGCAGGAAAGGCTTAAAAAAGAAAGAGAAGACAGGGCTAAAAAGCTTAATGAGGCAGAAAGGCTTTTTGACGAACAAAAAAGAGAATACGTTGAAAGAGTTTATAGTTGGTCGCAGGGCAATGCAGAACTTAAGCTTTTAAGTAGCCAACTGGAAGGCTTAAGCCGTGTCATACTGGCGTATGGAGAGGATAAAGGATTTGACGATATTTTGGCTTTTGTGAGAAAACCCTATGAGGAAATACTAAATGGAATTCAGCAAGAAATTTTAAGATTACAAAATCAAAGAGAGGTAAAAGAAAATCAGCTTCATGAGAAAGAAAAGTTATTGGAGGAATGGAAAAACAAAAAAGACCCTGAGCCTGAAAGAGATGAACAAGTCATAAACAACAGAAAAAGGCTTAAAGAAGCTGGAATTCCTTACATTCCTCTTTACATGGCGATTGATTTTAAAGAGGATGTGGATGAAGAGACAAGAGGCAATATAGAAGCTGCGATAGAAGACATGGGGCTTTTGGATGCTCTTATCGTTCCCAAAGAATATTTTGAAAAAGCTCTTCAAATGGACAGCAATATGGCGGATAAATATGTTATGCCTGGAAGCTTTAATATGATGTTAAATGTATCTCAATATTTTAAAGTAGTTGACAATGAAGAAGGAGTTTCACCAGAAGATATTTCGGATGCTTTAAGCAATATATTTGTATCCGAAGAAAGCGGGACAACCTATATTGATTCAAATGGCACATATGGAATAGGAGTAATAAAAGGGAAAGCGCGGGATAAAGTTAAATCAAAGTACATCGGGAGTGAGTCTAGAAAGCGCTACAGAGAAGAGCTTATTAAATCTATACAAGAAGAAATACAGGCTATAAAAGCTGAAATATCTGCAATCGATGAGGAAATAAATGCAAAAAAATCAAGGATACAGAGGCTGGATTACGAATATTCGGCATTTCCCGGGAAAGAAGATATTGAAGAAGCATATAGATATTTAAAAACGGCAAAGGCTGATTACGAATACACCTCTCATAAACTGGATGAACAGCTTTTTACAGTTAAAAACTGTTTTGAGGACCTTCAGAAAAAGAAAGCTGTTGTAAGAGAATTGACATCTGGCATAAACATACATCCAGATATTGATACCTATTCTTCTGCGTATGAATATGCGGAAGAATACGCTTCAGGGCTTAATGAAGTAGAAATACTATACAACAAATATGTTTTGCACATTTCAAACGAAGAAATGTTATTGCAGCAAAAACAAGATTTAGAATACGATATTGATAACTTAAAGTACGAAATAGACGTACTGGAAAACAAAATACAGAGTTCTGTTAAGAAAATTGAGATGCTAAAAGAGACATTAAAAGAACTTGGACTTGAAGAAATTGAGAAAGAACTAGAGTTTTGCCTAAAAAGGCTGGAGGAAATACCTAAAGAGATTACAAATAAATCAGCCGAAAAAGCAAAACTTGAGGAGCGGCTACAGAGAAGCTTAAAAGACCTTTTAAACATTGAAGAAGAGATTCATCTTAAAGAGGAAATTTACAATATTGTTGAAGAGGGTTTAAAAAAGGAATTAGCACTTGGCTTTGTCAAGCAAGACGTTGAAATGGAGGATATGTTAAAATTAAGTAAAAGCATTCTTTCTGAATACAAAGGCTTTTTTGACAAAGCGGGCTTTGACAGAGAAAAGTTTACAGAGAGACTTCAAAATGTGTATTTTGAAACTCGCAACGAACTTTTAGAATATGGACTTTCAATTGGCAATATCTTTGACGAAGCTTGTGAGGGAGACAATGAAAGAATAAAAGAAGCAAAGAGTAAGCAGAGAAGACTTAATATTACGGCAAATATAAATGGTAAAGTTGTTTCATTATATACGCTTTATTCTAATATTGAAGAGGATATAATGGCGAATGAAAGCCTTTTAAGAGAGACGGATAAGATTCTTTTTGAAGAGATTATAATGCACAATGTGGGAATTAAGATAAGGGCAAAGATTTTTAAAGCAGAAGAATGGGTAAAGAAAATGAACAAACTCATGTCTGAAAGGGATACTTCCAGCGGACTTAAGTTCTCTATTGAGTGGAGAAGCATTCCTGCTTCCAATGAAGAAGAACTTGATACAAAGGAACTTGTAGATATTTTAAAATCTGATGCTGATATGCTGAAAAAGGAAGTCTTCGATAAAGTTGTAAATCATTTTAGGTCAAAAGTAGAAAGAGCCAGGAGGGCAATGGAGGAAAAAAACAATACAGAAACTTTTCACAAGATTATGAAAGAAATATTAGATTACAGAGATTGGTTTGAGTTTAAGCTTTACTACAGAAAAGAAGGGGAAAGTCGCAAGGAGCTTACTGATAATGCCTTTAATAAGTTGAGCGGTGGAGAAAAGGCGATGGCCATGTATATACCTTTGTTTTCCGCGGTTTACTCAAGGTATGAGGGAGCACCCCCGACTGCACCTCGCATAATATCTCTAGATGAAGCATTTGCAGGGGTTGATGACACAAACATAAGGGATATGTTTAAACTGATTGAAGATCTAAGATTTAATTATATAATGAATTCGCAGGTTTTGTGGGGAGATTATGACACTGTCCCCAAGCTTTCAATTTATGAACTTATAAGGCCAAAAAATGCAAAGGCTGTATTGGTCATGAAGTATTTGTGGGATGGAAAGGTAAAGCATCTTATACTTCCTGAAAAAGAGGAGGTTGCCGCTCTTGAGGTGGGTGCTGTAAATGAATAA
- the hepT gene encoding type VII toxin-antitoxin system HepT family RNase toxin, protein MQISLECVIDIANIIISSLGLEKPDTYRETVLLFGKSNILPEDFAKNISNIVSFRNILVHDYMKIDEKVIVDILKNHLDDFVKYIHYINKWIEENYYS, encoded by the coding sequence ATTCAAATATCTCTAGAATGTGTTATTGATATAGCAAATATAATTATTTCTTCTCTTGGTTTAGAAAAACCCGATACCTATAGAGAAACGGTTTTATTATTCGGTAAATCAAACATTTTGCCGGAAGATTTTGCCAAAAATATTTCTAACATAGTTTCTTTTAGAAATATACTTGTACATGATTATATGAAAATTGATGAGAAGGTGATTGTTGACATATTAAAGAACCATTTGGATGATTTTGTTAAATATATACATTATATAAATAAATGGATCGAAGAAAATTATTATTCCTAA
- a CDS encoding TIGR02679 family protein — MNKEELKYFKEKKGYKRIFKGIREKYRSLGRLGGVVKLDNLTEDEKEVLTNHFKKDYRTKKSASIDVAKFEESLKNTRFEEYTLKDILEYYFGEKLTSKKEDMEILAKEREEFFKELFSKYQECKCIDWLKSLYEGTAVGVRTVNQRYLNDRNGLKKDIMYVCDAINNLPVYKGEKKRLPVFSSQIARNPHYFDSNTEAGSMFINALCTLMGLNEVKGSEEISELYYNVGILIDEISNYVTLSGLLAYEGDTENQVFKAAYESNQVLQVPLLNLSKIERVISPSKKVYVVENPSVFTSLIDATSKVFPLVCTYGQPKLSSLLLLDMLYKEGTEIYYSGDFDPEGLMIADRLYKRYKDKFHFLRYGVEDYLKSLSNEVINDVRLSKLNKIESPLLFDVAKEMKIIKKAGYQELIIDDIINDIKLIEEGKGEW, encoded by the coding sequence ATGAATAAAGAAGAACTTAAATATTTTAAAGAAAAAAAGGGATACAAGAGGATTTTTAAAGGTATAAGGGAAAAGTACAGAAGTTTAGGACGTCTTGGAGGCGTTGTAAAGCTTGATAATCTTACGGAAGATGAAAAAGAAGTACTTACAAACCATTTTAAAAAAGACTATAGGACAAAAAAATCTGCATCCATTGATGTGGCAAAGTTTGAAGAGTCGCTAAAAAATACGCGATTTGAGGAGTATACGCTAAAAGACATACTGGAATACTATTTTGGCGAAAAACTCACCAGCAAAAAAGAGGATATGGAAATATTGGCAAAAGAAAGAGAAGAGTTCTTTAAAGAGCTCTTCTCTAAATACCAGGAATGTAAGTGCATTGATTGGCTAAAAAGTTTGTATGAGGGAACCGCTGTAGGGGTAAGGACAGTAAATCAGAGGTATTTAAATGATAGAAATGGGCTAAAAAAAGATATAATGTATGTATGTGATGCTATAAATAATTTGCCTGTTTATAAAGGGGAAAAGAAAAGACTGCCGGTGTTTTCTTCCCAGATTGCACGTAATCCTCACTATTTTGATTCAAATACAGAAGCTGGAAGTATGTTTATAAACGCTTTATGCACTTTAATGGGGCTGAATGAAGTAAAAGGAAGTGAAGAAATATCAGAACTTTATTACAACGTTGGCATTTTGATAGATGAAATATCCAATTATGTCACACTCTCAGGACTTTTGGCATATGAGGGCGATACGGAAAATCAAGTATTTAAGGCTGCTTATGAAAGCAATCAAGTCTTGCAAGTTCCTCTTTTAAATTTGAGTAAAATTGAGAGGGTCATAAGCCCTTCTAAGAAAGTGTATGTTGTAGAGAATCCTTCAGTTTTTACATCTTTAATAGATGCCACAAGCAAAGTATTTCCTCTTGTATGCACATATGGCCAGCCAAAACTTTCTTCTCTCCTGCTCTTGGACATGCTTTATAAAGAAGGGACAGAGATATATTACTCAGGAGATTTTGACCCAGAGGGGCTTATGATAGCAGATAGATTGTACAAAAGGTATAAAGACAAGTTTCACTTTTTAAGGTACGGTGTAGAAGATTATTTAAAATCTCTTTCAAATGAAGTCATAAATGATGTAAGGCTTAGTAAGCTAAATAAGATTGAATCACCTTTACTTTTTGATGTGGCAAAAGAGATGAAAATAATAAAAAAAGCAGGGTATCAGGAGCTTATAATAGATGATATTATAAATGATATAAAATTGATTGAAGAAGGTAAGGGGGAGTGGTAA